In a genomic window of Meleagris gallopavo isolate NT-WF06-2002-E0010 breed Aviagen turkey brand Nicholas breeding stock chromosome 1, Turkey_5.1, whole genome shotgun sequence:
- the HGD gene encoding homogentisate 1,2-dioxygenase, translated as MTSLKYMSGFGNEHASEDPRYPGALPEGQNNPQVCPYGLYAEQLSGSAFTCPRATNRRSWLYRILPSVCHKPFQPLQEGHLTHNWDEVEPDPNQLRWKPFEIPKASQNKLDFVSGLHTLCGAGEPRGRNGIAIHIFVCNTSMLDRCLYNSDGDFLIVPQQGKLLITTEFGKMLVEPNEICVIQQGMRFSVEVFGETRGYILEVYGAHFELPDLGPIGANGLANPRDFLVPVAWYEDRKIPRGYTVISKYQGKLFTAQQDFSPFNVVAWHGNYTPYKYHLENFMVINSVAFDHADPSIFTVLTAKSTRPGVAIADFVIFPPRWGVANNTFRPPYYHRNCMSEFMGLIKGHYEAKEEGFQPGGASLHSMMTPHGPDADCFEKASKAKLEPERVAEGTMAFMFESSLSMAVTEWGLKTSNCLDKNYYKCWEPLKSHFNPNCK; from the exons ATGACAAGCCTGAAG TACATGTCAGGATTTGGAAACGAACATGCTTCTGAGGACCCACGCTATCCAGGAGCTCTACCAGAGGGACAG AACAACCCGCAGGTCTGCCCCTACGGCCTCTACGCGGAGCAGCTCTCGGGCTCAGCTTTCACCTGTCCCCGGGCCACCAACAGGAGGAG CTGGCTCTATCGGATCCTGCCCTCTGTCTGCCACAAGCCCTTTCAGCCTCTGCAGGAGGGCCATCTGACACACAACTGGGATGAGGTGGAGCCTGACCCCAACCAG CTGAGATGGAAGCCCTTTGAAATACCGAAAGCCTCCCAGAACAAGCTGGACTTTGTGAGC GGACTGCACACTTTGTGTGGCGCTGGAGAGCCTCGAGGACGCAACGGCATCGCCATCCACATCTTTGTCTGCAACACCTCCATGCTTGACAG ATGTCTTTATAATTCAGACGGTGACTTCCTGATCG TGCCCCAGCAAGGAAAACTGCTCATCACAACTGAGTTTGGGAAGATGCTAGTGGAGCCCAATGAAATCTGTGTTATCCAG CAAGGAATGCGTTTTAGCGTGGAGGTGTTTGGAGAGACCAGAGGCTACATCCTGGAGGTGTACGGGGCACACTTTGAGCTACCTGACCTGGGACCCATTG gaGCCAATGGCCTGGCAAACCCTCGTGACTTCTTGGTTCCAGTTGCATGGTATGAAGACCGGAAAATTCCAAGAGGCTACACAGTTATCAGCAAGTACCAGGGCAAGTTGTTCACAGCCCAGCAG GATTTCTCCCCCTTCAACGTTGTAGCCTGGCATGGGAACTACACACCATACAAATACCATCTGGAAAACTTTATGGTCATTAATTCTGTTGCCTTTGACCATGCG gaTCCATCTATCTTCACTGTCTTGACAGCCAAGTCGACCCGTCCTGGAGTGGCGATCGCTGACTTTGTCATATTCCCCCCACGATGGGGGGTTGCCAACAACACCTTCCGGCCACCTTACTACCACA GGAATTGCATGAGTGAGTTCATGGGGCTCATCAAAGGCCATTATGAAGCAAAGGAGGAGGGCTTCCAGCCTGGAGGGGCCAGCTTGCACAGCATGATGACTCCACATGGGCCGGACGCTGACTGTTTTGAGAAGGCGAGCAAAGCCAAGTTGGAGCCTGAGAGAGTTGCAGAAGGGACTATG GCCTTCATGTTTGAATCTTCCCTCAGTATGGCTGTTACTGAGTGGGGCCTCAAGACCTCCAACTGCCTAGATAAAAACTACTACAAGTGCTGGGAACCTCTGAAAAGCCACTTCAACCCTAACTGCAAGTAA